The genome window GGCCGCTGACGCGTCGCGGCTCAATAAATCAACAGCCCGGCAACGAGTTCCATTACCCCGGTGCACAAAAAAACGCTTGAGAACCGAGGTTCTCAAGCGTTTCGGATGACTTTGGATTCGCTTTGATTACGAATCGATTTCAACGCGTTCGCCGTGAGCGTCGCGGCAATCCATTTCAAGGTGCTCGGGGAACAACCCTTCGCTTCCGAGGATCTGCACTGCCATCTTGCCAATATCTTCGGCTTCCATCACGTCGCGACGTTTCTTGTTATTTAGGTAAGCGGCGACTTCGTCGTTGACGCGAATGGTCACTCGTTCGATGTGTTTGTTGCGAACGGCAAGCGCCAGCATACGAATCACTTCGATCGACATGCTCTCGGCGGTCTTGACCAATCCACGGCCTTGGCAGCAAGGACAATCGGTGTAGATGCTGCGTTTCAGACTCGGGCGAATACGCTGGCGTGTCATTTCGATCAAACCAAACGGGCTGGTTCGCAAGATCTTGGTGCGGGCGCGGTCGGTCGACATTGCGTCGCGAAGGGCACGCTCGACTTTGCGTCGGTAGCTTTCTTTACGCATGTCGATAAAGTCATTGACGATCACGCCGCCGAGGTCACGCAGTCGTAATTGACGAGCAATTTCTTTGGCTGCGGCCAAGTTCAGACGGAATGCGTTTTCTTCGGCGGAATCGTTGCCGCGGAAACTGCCACTGTTGACGTCGATCGCGACAAGCGCCTCGGTGGGGTCAATCACGATTGATCCGCCATCGGGCAATTGCACTTGGCGTTGATTGATCATCATGATTTCTTCTTCGAGCTTGTGTTTGTGGAACAGCGGCTCGCTTCCCTCGTACAGCTTCAATCGATCGACCACGCGAGGCATGACCATTTTCAAGAAGTCGCGCGCTTTTTCGTAGGACTCGGGTTCATCGATCAAGATCTGGTCAATCTCGTCGCAATAGATGTCGCGAATGGTGCGAATGATCAGGTCGCTCTCTTCGTACAGCACGCCTGGTTCGTTCAGCGTTTTGACGCGACGCACGATCGCTTTCCACAGCCGAAGCAGGTATTCCATGTCGCGTTGCAGTTCCGTTTCACTGCGTCCCGCGCCGGCGGTGCGTACGATAAATCCGAGACCCTTTGGTGGGTTCAGCGACAACAGGCATCGTTTGAGTCGTTTGCGATCGTCTTCGTCTTCGATTTTTCGGCTGACGCCCACGCGGCACAGTGCGGGCATCAAAACCAAGTAGCGACCGGGAATCGAGATGTACGTGCTGAGCGTTGGTCCTTTGGTTCCAATGCCTTCTTTGATGACTTGGACGAGGACTTCGTCGCCGCGACGAAAGATTTCTTGGATCGGCGGTTTGACGCGAGGGCGTCCGCCTTTGAATGCGTGCTTGTTCCCATGCCCTGAGTCGCGAGCACGCTTGGCGGCGGCTTCGGCCATTTCGTCAGACTCTCGCATCACCTCTTCGGGGTCGTAGCCGCCCTGGCGAAAGTACTGCGGTTCGACGTCACTGATATGTAAGAATCCGTTGCGTCCGACGCCAAAGTCGACAAACGCCGCTTGGATGCTCGGTTCAAGGTTGACGATCTTGCCGCGGTAAATGTTCCCGGCAAACGCTTCGACACTTTTCCGTTCGATGTACAGCTCGTCGAGTCGGTCATCGGCTAACACTGCGATCCGACATTCCTCGGGTTGCAGTACGTTGATTAGCATTTCTTTCTTCATAAAAAGTCACCTTTCAGGTGGTTTTGTCAGCTTTGTGCGAACCAATCAGTTGCGTTCGCATGGACGCTGACAGGGTTAGTATTCGGTAGTGATGTTGTTAGTCGCGTTGGTCGCATGGGCGACTTCCGCGGAATTGTTCGATTGAAATTCGGTTTCCAGGATGACGCGTTCGCGAATGATGTGGGATCCGTTTTCGATCCAGTCCTCGAAACCCATCAAATCAAGTACGTCGTGAGGTTTCAGCGATGCCGACGCCGACGCGGCCAGCGTCAATTGCAATCGGTCATCGGAAAGCTCGAGATTCAAAATTTGCTCGGCGACGTTGGCCACCAGCGTTTTCTTTTTTCGTTCGACCGACACGGTGGTTTGGCTGAGCAAGTTTTTGATCGCCGTTTGGATCATCGCCGTGTCGCAGCGCTCGGGAAGCGTGATCGAGAACAAGCTTTGTTTTAGCTGTCCTTTGCCAAACCCTTCGGGCAATTGGCTGACGCTTTTGATGGTCAGCCCCGGTTGGTTGTCGGCTTCGAGTCGTTCCAAAAGCTCATGTGGCGAAATGGCTTCAGCCAACTCGAGTTCAACGACTTCATCAAGCCCTTCGACGCCCAACGCCAATGCGGATGGGAAAGCGATGCGTGGCTTAGGATGAAAGCCTTCGCTCATCGATAGTTTTAAAGCAGCGCGTCGGACGATCCGTTCCCAGAGGCCTGCCAAATCGCGGTGGCTGATCCAACGCAGTAGTCCGGTTTTTTGGAACCGCACTCGATACCGAATCCTCAGCGAAGCCAATTCGTTTGGCGCCGTGTTGGTTGAATCTGTCGGTTCAGAAGGCTCAGTCACGTTACTCATTCGCTTGCAGACGGATCATCAGTGAACGATCAGCTCCGGTGCCAAGGCGCTGAGTCGGTCTTGAAGATAGAGGTCGACATCACGTGCCGCCTCGAACGTCATCGCGCGTTCTGCGATCTGAATGCACTGCTTCAGCGTTACACTGCGAATCGCCTTTTTCACGCGATGCAGCGCAGACGGAGGAACGCTCAAATTGCGAACCCCCAATCCGATCAGTAGTAACGCGCGGCCGGGGTTGCTGCTCATCTCGCCGCAAACCGCCAGCGGGGTTTGGTTGGCGTCGGCGACTTTGACGCTGCTGGCGATTAATCGCAGCACCGCCGGGTCACAAGACTGATAAAGATCGGCGACGTATTCGTTGCTGCGATCGACCGCCAATGTGTATTGGGCAAGATCATTTGTGCCGATGCTAAGGAAGTCGACTTCTTTGACAAAGCGGTCCAGCATGATCACCGCCGCGGGGACTTCGACCATCATGCCGACCGGAATGTCCGATCGATAAGGGATGCCGGCTTCGTTTAGGTCCTCCGCTACAACATTCAGTAGCATGCGAGCTTGTCGCAGTTCCGCCATTGTGGTGATAAGCGGAAACATCACTCGCACGTCGCCATGTACCGCGGCGCGAAGCACCGCACGCAGTTGGGGGCGAAACAGGTCAAGGTTTTTTAGCGACAGCCGAATGCTGCGGAGCCCGAGGAATGGATTGTGTTCCTGTTCGGCCAGTGGCCGTTGTCCCATCTTGTCGGCGCCGAGATCTAGTGTGCGGATCACGACCGGGCGACCGTTCATCTCGCGGACCACTTGGCTATACGCTTCGTAGTGGTCCTCTTCGCTTGGCTCTTCGCTGCTGGACAGATACAGGAATTCGGTTCGGTACAACCCGATGCCGTCGGCCCCTCGTTCGAGACACGATTCGGTTTCGTGCGGAAATTCGATATTCGCACTCAGTTGGATTCGCACCTTGTCGGCGGTTTCCGCCGGCACGTCCTTCAGTTCTGCCAAGCGTGCTGCGAGCGATTCGCGTTGTTGCAGTCGTTCTTCGTAGTGGGCGAGTGTTTCTTCGTCTGGGTCGATGATCACGCGACCACGATCGCCATCGACAATCACGGTTGCGGCCGCGCCGATGTTCTCGAGAAACGTTCCGATGCCCACGACCGCGGGCAGTTCGAGGCCCTTGGCGACGATCGCGGTGTGCCCACCGGGACCACCGGTTTCCGTGCAAAAGCCACGAACGTATCGCCGATCCAAGCTGGCGGTTTCGCTTGGCGTCAGCACGTGGGAGAGCACGATCACGGGTTCGGTCAATTCGGACAACGGTTGCCGCGACACCGCCCCTAATTGCAAAAGCAATTGCTTTTCGATGTCCAGCACGTCTTCGGCGCGATCGGCAAGCAGCGGATTGTCGAGTCGGCGAAGTGCGGCGGCGTAGTTGTGCAGCACACGGCTGACGGCGTAGGCTGCCGATTGACGCTCTTCACGAATCCGCCGGCCCAGTTCAGCGTGCAATCGCGGGTCGTGTAGCATTTGCAGTTGGGCAGCAAAGATGTCGCCGGTGTTAACGCCGGCCACGGCCGAGGTCTCGAGCCGATTGGTCTCCAACAGTGCGGAAACCGCATCCACCGCCGTCTGCAGGCGCGCGTATTCACCTTCCGCATCTTCTGCGGCAACGAGGCACCGGGGGATTCGGTAGCCATCAGGGTCCAGCACGAGCGCAGGACCGATAGCAACGCCCGGTGAAACGGGAATGCCTTGTAGTTCGACCATCGTTGGCCGATGAATTGTCGGCGAGAAAGCAAGAACCGTTGGGGGTCCGATGCGAAATTCCGTCTATCCGGGCAATTTCGCTACTGAACGCTTTCGATCCATCCTCGGACCGGTCGGTTTCTCGACGCTCTCTCAAGACGCTCCATCGTTATGTTCGCTTGAATTGGGTTGATCATCGAAGAGATCACGCACAGTCGTTTACGACTCATTTTACCGGAATTGATCGGGATGTTGCGATCCGTTTCGGTCGGTTTCAAGTCTGAACGTTGGCGTTGCGTACGCTCAGGGATCGGCAACGGGCCTGACGTCTTCTTCGACTGTGTTTGCTAGTTCATCGAATCCAGAATCAAACAGTTCCGCAATCGCTTGAATCGCAGCTTGCGCATCCTTACCGTCGGCACTCAGCGCCAACTCGGTGCCGTGGCTCGCTCCGAGTGTCAACAGTGACAGGATGCTTTTGCAGTCGACGTGCTCGTTGCCTTTGCCGATTTTGATCGCCGATTCAAACTGGCTGGCCAGTCGAACGAGCATATCGGCAGGGCGTGCGTGCAAACCTTGCGGGTTTTTGACGACAACGATTCGAGTTAATGGGGATGTGTTCATTAGCCAGATACAAACTGGTTGTCATCTGCTTCTTGAAGCAACTGACTGATGTCTTCTGGGGTTTTGCTTTGTTTCAGGAATCGGCAGAAGTTTTCGTCGCGAAGTTGTCGCGAGATGTTTTCAAGCGCTCGAAGGTGATCGCCAGGGCGTTCGGGAGGGCTGATCAACAAGAAAAACAGTTGCACGCGTTCGCCGTCGAGCGAGTCGAAATCGACCCCTTCCACGCTGACGCCCACGGTGCCGACCAATTTTTGTACGCTCGGGTGCTTGGTGTGAGGAACGGCGACGCCGCGTCCAATGCCCGTGCTGCCGAGTTCTTCACGCTTCATGATCGCGGCAATGATGTCTTGTTGCTGGTCCGCGTCGATCTGCCCTGAATCCAGTAGCGACTGGACTAGTTCTTGGATGACCTCTTCCTTCGATGCGGCCTTCAGGTCCGCGCGAATGGCTTTGGTGCTGATAAAGTCTGCAAACTTCATGAGGATGTGATTCCTTTGTGAAATCAAATTATAAAATGTATCTGGGATCGAAGCATCAAAATCCGTTCTTGCATCACGTTTGATGCTGATCGCAACGATCGAAGCTTGGAGAGCCTAACGAGTGCCGATGGTTTCAGTGGGTTCCGTTAGTCTTCGTCGGTGTCAATCGTCGTGTCGATGTGTTTGTGTCCGGTGGCGCGATGCCCCGTTTTCTTTTCTTTAAGTCTTCGCAGTTGCTGTTCTACCTTCGGGATCGCAGAATCAAGTGCCGCAATCACCGTGGACGATTCCGCCGTGGCAACGCTGTCGTCCGCGTGTTCGGCGGAGACGCGAATTTCAACCTTAGGGTTATCGATATGTTCTAAGTCAACGGTGACCTCGATCGCGTTGATTCGATCAAATAGCCTTCGCAGCTTTTCGGTCTTCTCAACAATAAGTTGCTGATCGCCAGGTTGAAGACTCCCATGACGCGTCGAGACGCTAACCTGCATCGTGTTGACTCTCCGTAAACGGTCAAAAAAGTGGACGTGTGGGGATTAGATCGTGATGACTAGATCGACCCTTCGACAGGGCCGCCCCAAACACAAACAATTAGCATACGCGAGATTCCCGGAAAAGAACAGCGATACTTTGCGACGGATATTGGCGAGGAGCATTTTTTTTCCGCCGTCCGCTGCCCCGGTGACAACTGGCCACTTTCCGGTTACGCTAGGCGGCTTAAATCACATTCAATTCGTTCCTCGATACCCCCTCATTCTTCACATGGCCCGAAAGGTCGTCAGTCGTAAAGCGAAAGCTGCAGAGGCGGAAGCTGCAGAAAAACTGGCCACGGCCAAAAATAAAGCCAGCAAGAAAAAGGCCTCGACTCGGAAATCCAAGAAAAAACAAGCCGAAGACGTGCGTCTGAAGCTGTATTGGGGAGTCTTTAGCCAGAATCTCAAGCGGGTTGCCGTTTTTGAGTTCGATCAGAAAGAAGATGCTGAGAAACGCGCTCAGGAACTCAGTAAGGGTGGCAAATCCCCCCACTTCATCCAGAAAGTCAAAGAAGAAATCAAGTTCGAATAGGCCTGATACGGCGTAGGGTGAACAAAATTTCAGACGGAGTCGCTGCTTGAGTCGTCGTACCCCCGCAGAGTGGGAGCCCCAGCAGGCGATATGGCTGGCGTGGCCGCACAGCGAATCGACTTGGCCGGGACGGTTTGAGCGGATGCCGACCTTTTTTGCCAAATGGGCCGCCCAGATGGCCGAGTCCACATTGGTTCGAATTCTGCTGCCCGAGTCTTTGGCAGGCGTCGCGAGGCCGTTATTGCCCAAAAGCGACCGCATTGAACTTGTTTTCTGTCCCACCAATGATTCGTGGATCCGGGATTACGGTCCCACTTTTGTCCACGACAGCGAAATCGGCGGGCTGGTCGGAATCGATTGGCGGTACAACGCGTGGGGCGGCAAGTATCCGCCTTGGGATGCTGACGATGCCGCCGCAGCACAGATCTGTGATCGAATCGGTATCCCCCGGATTCGCAGCAAGTTGTGTCTCGAAGGCGGAGCGATGGAAACCGATGGGCAAGGCCGGTTGCTGACCACGCCCGAATGTTTGGTCACATCGACACGCAATCCGGGATGGTCGCGAGACGCGATCGCTCGCGAATTGCATGCTCAAATGGGAATCACCGAGATTGTCTGGCTCAGCGGCGGAGGTCTGGTCGGCGACGATACCGATGGGCACATCGACCAATTGGCACGGTTTGTTGATCCGTCGAATATCGTGGTCGCGGTTTGTGATGATCCCAACGATCCCAACCACAAGCCTCTCGAAGATAACTTTCGCCAACTGCGACTGTGGGGCGAAACGAGCGAGCCGAAGGTCAACGTGCATCGCTTGCCGATTCCCGCGATGCGTGAAATTGATGGCCAACGAGTGCCCGAAAGTTACTGCAATTTTCTGATGTTGGGACGTCAACGTTTGCTCGTGCCCACCTTTGGTCAACCGGCAGCCGATGACCACGCGATCGCGTTAATCCGAGAATTGGCTCATGGTGCCGACGTGGAAACGCTGGATTGCCAAGATCTAATTTGGGGCCTCGGGGCGCTGCATTGTGCAAGCCGAGACCAACCGCAGGCTAGCGAAGCTTAGGTTTTACGCGCTGCTACAAATCCACCCGTTTCTCTCTCGGTCGCGATCCGAATGCGATCGGACAGAATGCGATCGGAAAACATGCCCATCGAAAAAATTGCTCTTGCCACGGGTGGTTGGCTGCTTTTAGTGTTCGCACTAACAGGGTTAGGCGGTTTTCGCCTTGCAGCACAGGAAGAGCAATGTTTTTCAGCAACAATCATCTGGCAATCGCGAAGCAATCGAGCAGTTTACTGCTTGTGGTTGCGTTGCTCAGTGCGCTCGGATGTAGCCAAAACCCCTACCTTGCTTCCTCGGCGGGCGGCGTCTGGAATGCCCCAGGAGGTGTTTCTGCGACCGTCGACCCAACACAAGCTCGATTGGCCGAGTTGAATCGGCGTGTTCAGTTGCTTGACGACAACAATCGTCAACTGCATACCCAATTGGCGCAAAGCGAGCAGCAGTCATTGGTGTATCGTGACGAGCTCGAATTGATCCGCAAACAGTTGTCCGAAACGAGTGCCAAGTTAGAGTCGGCCTCGATTGCGGCCAATGAAGCAGAGAATCGTGTCCGTGGTTTTCAAGCGTCCGCGCAGCAGCGTGGTGGTGCATCGATCAAAGCGAACACGGATCTGCTGCAGGCAGCCAGCCGGTTGAACCTCGGGGGAATCCCTGTCGAACAGAACGGCGAAGTCATTCGCATCGTGATTCCGGCGGACCAATTGTTCCAACCCGGAACCAATCAAATGCTGCCACAGGCCTCGATGACACTCGATCCGATTGCTGCCCAGCTTCGCAGTTTGTTTCCACGTCAACGGATTGGGATTGAAGGTTATACCGATGACTCGCCGCTGTATGGCGGCCAAGTTGCCACCAGCCATCAATTGGCTGCCGGCCAAGCCGCTGGGGTGCTCGAGTTGTTGACTCGCCGCGCAGGCATGCCGCCGAACCAATTGTTCACTGTTGCCCAAGGCGCGAACAATCCTCGTCAACCCAATACCACTGCCGCCGGCCGCGCAGCGAATCGCCGCATCGAGCTGGTGATCTATCCCGAGACCTATTAAAGCGTCATCGCGACTCGCGTGTAGCCACCGCGTCTGAATCGCTCTATCATGCGAGCGTTCGCTTTACGCATGATCTTGGGAGCTGTTTGAGATGGTTGCTCGTCTATTCTTAATTGTCGCGTTGGCCAGTCCGGTTGTCGTGGGATCCGCGGATGATACCGGCGGAACGGCGGCTCAAAAGTCCAGTGCCGATTCCAACGCGTCAAAGTCGGCTGCGTTCACGCTTAGCGATGAGGTTCGCAAGGTACTCGAGCCGTTTTTTGCTTCAATCCATAAAGCGGATGTCTCACGCGTCACGGTCGAAATGTTGACCGAGTCGATCGTGCAAGGCAAGGTGGTCGAGTCTCGCAAGTCGACTTACCAGATCGCGTCAAAACACCCTGACAAGTTCACGATCTATTTGAAGGAACCTGATCAGCGAACACGGATCTATGCAAATGGCAAAGAGATGGTGGTGGCGCTTTCACCCGAGGCGTATTACCGCATCGATGATCGGCTCGATCTACAGCAAGCGGTCGTGGAATTGCCAATCGCGATGGGAGCCTATCCCGAACCCGTGATGGCATTGTCGCTGGCCGGAGTCGATCCCTCGTTAAGCTTTTTAGGCGGTATGAAGTCGGTCGAGATCGTCAGTCGCGGTAAATTTCGTGGCCGAGTTCCCGCGGTTCAGGTTCACGGTGTCCAAGACGATGCGGTCAGCTGGGATTTATGGTTGAGCGAAGAAGAGCCGACCAAGCCGCTGCGTTTGCTGGTCGATTTGACCGCCATGTTGCGTGCGACCAAGCAGGTTCAGGTGCCGCAAGGGTTCAAGTACCAAGTTCAGTTTGATTTTCTGTCTTGGCGAATGAGCGGCGAGGTCAGCGATGCGTTGTTTGCGTTTCGTCCGGCTAAGGATGCTACCGAGTACGATTCGCTTGACGATTATCTGCAATCGGTCGCCGGTGCGGTTGCTGAACACCCGCTGTTGGGAAAGAAAGCACCCGCATTCAGCGGAGCAACGTTGTCGGAACAGCCGGTGTCGCTTGAGGAGTTGAAGGACAAGGTGATCGTGCTCGATTTTTGGGCGACGTGGTGTGCTCCATGTGTTGCCGCGATGCCGGTTTTACAGGAAGTGACCGGCGAGTTCGCGGACAAGGACGTTGTCTTTTTGGCCGTCAACGTGGGTGAAGATCTCGAGTTGGTGAAAAGCTTTCTCGAGAAACAAGACATCGACTTGGATGTCGTGCTGGATCCCGGTGGGAAAATTTCCGATGCGTTTCGCGCTGATGCAATCCCGCAAACCGTCGTGGTTGGCAAATCGGGAGTGATTGAGTCGGTGCACATGGGGTTCCCCGGCGCGGACGAGCTGCGGCAGCGATTGACCGATGAACTCACTGTGCTGAGCGTCGGCGGGCATATCGAAAGCACGCCTCCGGCAGAGGAGGAAAAGTCCAGCGAGGATGACGAGCCCGCCAGCGACGCGAAACGCGAAGCCAAACGGTGAACCGTGGCCCGTAAGGCTAATGCCATCCACCTTAGAGCGGCGCGGGGCCCCGCCCGGTTGCAGCGAGTAAAGCGTTCGAAATCTACCGGGCGGGGCCCCGCGCCGCTCCGCTATAAAAAACACTCGGTCAGGGGCAAAGTAGATGGCATTGGCGGCAAGGTTCCGGGGCGCGCATGGGACCCGGCCGCTGACGCGTCACGGCTCAGTAAATCAGCAAGCCGTTGATGACTTCGGCTACGGTGCTAAATGATTGTCGTCGGGCTCGGTCCTCGACGCACTGTTCTCCGCGGACTATTGGACGCTGGGCCGCTTTAGCATTCAATCCAGCGGTGCCTTCAAGCTTTCCAAGAATGCAAGCAGCAGTTCTTGCTGATCCTCTTTCAGCTGGTTGAAATTCTGCTTCGATTCCTCCGCTTCGCCACCATGCCACTTGATTGCATCACTCAGCGTTTCAGCGCGTCCGTCGTGCAGGTAGGGAGCCGAATCCGCGACGCCCCATAGCGGTGGCGTTTTCCATTCTCGCTGCAGAATATCCGATGAGAATTGGTGTCCGCTCGCGAGATCATTCTTGCTGAAATCGCCGCGAGCCATTTGCGGTTGCCCAGCGTAATTAGTTGCCATGGTTTGAGCCGATCCCTGCGGACCCAAACGGCTGTTCACTCTTGGTGCGGAACGGCTGCGATTGGTTGAAGCCCTGGTGCGGTAGGATGGTGTTTCAACACGGCCATATCGATTCGAATAAGGGCTGGTCGTCGCGGCGACGTTTTGGTTGATCGGTTGCTCCGCAGGAGCCGGGAAAGGGTCTTGCAGTGCGGTTCCTAAGTCATGCAATAACAGATCGCTGTAAATGCCTCTCGCGGGTGGCAGATCCGCAATGTGGCAAGCCGCACATCCAATCGATTTAAATACCTGTTCTCCACGGCGAGCTCGTTTACGAGCCTCCGGAGACAGCACTTGTTTCGGTGGAGCGGGCAGTTCAGCGACGTAGCTTGTTAGATCCGCGACTTCGGTCGTCGAAATGTCGGGTGCTAAGCTAAAGTAGCGAGGGTCAGCGGGATCATCGGCTTGTCGAGCGATGTCTGCTACGTTCAGCCCCAGTTCGGACGCACAGGCTCCGGTAACAAAATCGGACAACGTGTTGACTTGCCCTCGCCAACCATACTTTCCCGCCACGCGGCCAGAGATGACGCCACCGGACGACCGCGGTTGGTTCAGCGAGATGGCTTTTAGCCGCTTCATCGAGACTTTCTCGATATCTCCCATGCCATACAGCGGTGGTGAATTGCGTTGGCTCAGGTAGTAGTCGATTGCTCCGTATCGGCCGGCAACCACGGGTTGCTCGGTGATTGCAGCAAGCGTCCGCTGCGGAGGACTAAACCACTCCGGCGGAATCCCATTGGGCACGCCAACGGACAAACGTTGACGGATGGCGTCATAGCCGGGACGCGTGGAATGGTCATGAACGATCGCGTTGAACGACAGCGTGTTGCCGGAACCCAGAGCAGGAAAGAGATCCGTGATGGAACTTCTTGCGGCCCCACGCCCACGCCGATCCGCCGACGGATCTAAAAATGCTGGTTCAGGGTCAACTGAGATCAGCGTTACGTTGTGATTCACTCCCGCGGCGCCACCGCCGGGGTGACAGGCTGCGCACGAGACGGCATTGTAGAGCGGCCTCAGTCCGTCGGCGGGGAATTCCTGGCCATCCGCAAGACGCATCGAATTCCGTCCACGGTTGTCCTCGAAAGGGGCCGGCCGGGGACCTCGACCCATCCCTCGATCTTGTCCCCATGGGTCGTGTCCCCGATTGCGGCGTTGCGGCACCCGGCGTGTTGATTCAAATGGCGTGAACGAGGGGAAGTGGTCTACGAATGCCCATTCCCGCTCGAACAACTCGCGACCCGCGGCGGTGTCTTGTGCGATCGTCGCCGAGGGAGTGACGAGGGGCACGATGAGAAGGCCAGCCAAGAGCATGCCACCCCAACTGTTCTGATGCTTGATAGCCATGAGACGTGCCCTCGGCAAGATTCGAAACGAGAAGTGAAACAGCGGCGCGGCGATGTCAGGCATAAGAACAAGGACGAAATTCGTCCTTAAATGCAACTCGCATTTTAGGGCCAGCCAATGAAGGTATTTGTGATTGGTAGCGACGCTCGTCAGGGCGTGGTTGGTTCCATCGCGTTTTCTCTCCTCCCCCCAAAAAAAACTTTTCTTTTTCTTCTCGCGTTGACCGGACGTGTCATCACCCGCGGCAATCATGCCTTCTGACTTGCGATCCACATTCACAGATCCTCAGGAGGAGAAGGCGATGACAGGTTCACTCGTACAATCACCCGCGGTGTCGGATTTCGGTTTGCCGTCGCGTTTTGATGCCCGGCGGCTCGGCGGTTTTTCAGTCGGCGCCGGCGGCGCACTCGACGCATTGCTAGCGGGGTGCGCTGTCCAGTCGCGGCCGTACCAGCGGCGGATCATCGAGTCGGCTGTGCGGATGATGGGTGGAACGTTCACCAAGCGTGACGGGCAACTTGCTCTCAAGGCATCCAGCGTCTTGATCGAAAGTCCAACCGGCAGCGGCAAGACGGTGATGGGGTTGGCGATCGCTGCACTCATCCAGCGTGCCACCGGAGCTCGTGTGGGCTGGGTCGCGATGCGGCGAAATCTGTTGGCTCAAGCCGAAGCCGAGAATCGATTGCGTCGCTTCGGCGTTCGCATGCAGACGATCAGCATGTTCGAAAAGTCGCCGCCCAACGTCGACTTGTTGGTTGTCGACGAAGCACAGCATGATGCGGCAACCAGCATGGCGAATCTGCATAGCCAGATTCAGCCCGCATGGACACTCGGGCTCTCCGCGACCCCATATCGCAGCGATCGTATCAAGCTCTGTTTCGATCAAGTCATTCGTGACGCCGGCATCGCCTCGTTGATCGCCGATGGCTACCTGAGTTCTTATCACCACTACACGATTCCCGAGTACACACCGAGTCAAGTTGCCAAATTTTTGATTCGCGAACCTGAGCGGTGGGGACGATCGCTTGTCTTTTTCCATCGTCGTACCGAATGCGAATTGCTGTACATGTTGCTGCGACAAGCCGGCGTTGCCTGCGCCGTGGTGACTGCGACCAGCAATCGCGAGAAAC of Novipirellula caenicola contains these proteins:
- a CDS encoding di-heme oxidoredictase family protein, which codes for MRLADGQEFPADGLRPLYNAVSCAACHPGGGAAGVNHNVTLISVDPEPAFLDPSADRRGRGAARSSITDLFPALGSGNTLSFNAIVHDHSTRPGYDAIRQRLSVGVPNGIPPEWFSPPQRTLAAITEQPVVAGRYGAIDYYLSQRNSPPLYGMGDIEKVSMKRLKAISLNQPRSSGGVISGRVAGKYGWRGQVNTLSDFVTGACASELGLNVADIARQADDPADPRYFSLAPDISTTEVADLTSYVAELPAPPKQVLSPEARKRARRGEQVFKSIGCAACHIADLPPARGIYSDLLLHDLGTALQDPFPAPAEQPINQNVAATTSPYSNRYGRVETPSYRTRASTNRSRSAPRVNSRLGPQGSAQTMATNYAGQPQMARGDFSKNDLASGHQFSSDILQREWKTPPLWGVADSAPYLHDGRAETLSDAIKWHGGEAEESKQNFNQLKEDQQELLLAFLESLKAPLD
- a CDS encoding redoxin domain-containing protein — encoded protein: MVARLFLIVALASPVVVGSADDTGGTAAQKSSADSNASKSAAFTLSDEVRKVLEPFFASIHKADVSRVTVEMLTESIVQGKVVESRKSTYQIASKHPDKFTIYLKEPDQRTRIYANGKEMVVALSPEAYYRIDDRLDLQQAVVELPIAMGAYPEPVMALSLAGVDPSLSFLGGMKSVEIVSRGKFRGRVPAVQVHGVQDDAVSWDLWLSEEEPTKPLRLLVDLTAMLRATKQVQVPQGFKYQVQFDFLSWRMSGEVSDALFAFRPAKDATEYDSLDDYLQSVAGAVAEHPLLGKKAPAFSGATLSEQPVSLEELKDKVIVLDFWATWCAPCVAAMPVLQEVTGEFADKDVVFLAVNVGEDLELVKSFLEKQDIDLDVVLDPGGKISDAFRADAIPQTVVVGKSGVIESVHMGFPGADELRQRLTDELTVLSVGGHIESTPPAEEEKSSEDDEPASDAKREAKR
- a CDS encoding DEAD/DEAH box helicase, with amino-acid sequence MTGSLVQSPAVSDFGLPSRFDARRLGGFSVGAGGALDALLAGCAVQSRPYQRRIIESAVRMMGGTFTKRDGQLALKASSVLIESPTGSGKTVMGLAIAALIQRATGARVGWVAMRRNLLAQAEAENRLRRFGVRMQTISMFEKSPPNVDLLVVDEAQHDAATSMANLHSQIQPAWTLGLSATPYRSDRIKLCFDQVIRDAGIASLIADGYLSSYHHYTIPEYTPSQVAKFLIREPERWGRSLVFFHRRTECELLYMLLRQAGVACAVVTATSNREKQIESFVSGKTQVLINMAILTEGFDCPELKTVFCRPSGKGCTIQMAGRVLRSSHRVPIKQVVQCSRTPHPMLRTAAAAEQYLWTDEGWRSIRPNRMLNQMTAIARNRVAAAEVSLPKLVAMHRGKAAKAWFSRAQ